A window of the Campylobacter massiliensis genome harbors these coding sequences:
- the fdhD gene encoding formate dehydrogenase accessory sulfurtransferase FdhD has product MQPIFTTQIIKFKGVQKSAVDDILVREIKLEIYINGKRFGAVMATPTDQEALAAGYLISENLIASPEDIESIELSDDALSVRVKAKINEKRLEQFDEEKVIISGCGRSSTANIDPEAMAARSIKGEVKFHKDEILRQMGQFYTQCELYEMTGCVHTAKLFVSGKQFYIGEDIAQHNTIDKAVGKAMLAGAQLQNSFLMVSGRLSSEMVAKAVMHGIPVLVSRTAPTSLGVVIARKFNLTLCGFARGENINVYSGAERIYE; this is encoded by the coding sequence ATGCAACCTATTTTTACGACGCAAATCATCAAATTTAAAGGCGTGCAAAAAAGCGCCGTGGATGATATTTTGGTGCGCGAGATCAAGCTTGAGATCTACATAAACGGCAAGCGTTTCGGCGCGGTGATGGCTACTCCGACCGATCAGGAGGCTCTGGCCGCAGGCTACCTCATCAGCGAAAATTTGATCGCAAGCCCCGAGGATATCGAGAGTATCGAGCTCTCAGACGACGCTTTAAGCGTGCGGGTAAAGGCTAAAATCAACGAAAAACGCCTCGAGCAGTTTGACGAGGAAAAGGTGATAATCAGCGGCTGCGGGCGCAGCTCGACGGCAAACATTGATCCCGAGGCTATGGCGGCACGCTCGATAAAGGGCGAGGTTAAATTTCACAAAGACGAAATTTTGCGCCAGATGGGGCAGTTTTACACGCAGTGCGAGCTTTACGAGATGACTGGCTGCGTGCACACGGCTAAGCTTTTTGTTAGCGGCAAACAGTTTTATATCGGCGAGGATATTGCCCAGCACAATACGATAGACAAAGCCGTCGGCAAAGCTATGCTAGCCGGCGCGCAGCTGCAAAATTCGTTTTTGATGGTGAGCGGTAGGCTCAGCTCCGAAATGGTCGCAAAAGCGGTCATGCACGGCATCCCAGTGCTCGTCTCGCGCACGGCTCCCACTAGCCTTGGCGTCGTGATAGCGCGTAAATTTAACCTCACGCTGTGCGGCTTTGCGCGCGGCGAAAACATAAACGTATATAGCGGCGCGGAGAGAATCTATGAGTGA
- the tupA gene encoding tungstate ABC transporter substrate-binding protein TupA, translating into MKKVILGSLVASVLAFAGDSELIMATTTSTDNTGLLDAIYPAYKAKTGVDIKWTAVGTGAALKLGENCDADILFVHSPKVEKEFVEKGFGVERKAVMYNDFVVIADKSIADKFKGKDIKESFELIKKENIKFFSRGDKSGTDNKEKGIWKKIVGEVPEKDGWYMQTGQGMLATINAAAEQKGVTFTDRGTYIKYEDTKKGAPEMVIINEGDNDLKNFYSLIAVNPKHCAKADIENANKFIEWATSEEGQKFIGDFKLLDKPLFTPDANTRKN; encoded by the coding sequence ATGAAAAAAGTAATATTAGGCTCGCTAGTTGCGAGCGTTTTGGCGTTTGCGGGCGATAGCGAACTCATCATGGCAACCACTACCAGCACCGATAATACGGGACTACTAGACGCGATCTATCCTGCGTATAAAGCAAAAACCGGCGTCGATATCAAATGGACGGCGGTAGGCACCGGAGCGGCCTTGAAACTCGGCGAAAACTGCGATGCGGACATACTTTTCGTGCATTCGCCAAAAGTCGAGAAAGAATTCGTAGAAAAGGGCTTTGGCGTCGAGAGAAAAGCCGTAATGTACAATGACTTCGTCGTTATCGCCGATAAATCGATCGCCGATAAATTTAAAGGCAAAGACATAAAAGAGAGCTTTGAGCTAATCAAAAAAGAGAATATCAAATTTTTCTCTCGCGGCGATAAATCAGGCACCGACAACAAAGAAAAAGGTATCTGGAAAAAAATCGTCGGCGAAGTGCCTGAAAAAGACGGCTGGTACATGCAAACCGGCCAAGGCATGCTAGCTACTATCAACGCAGCAGCCGAGCAAAAGGGCGTAACGTTCACCGACCGCGGCACCTACATCAAGTACGAGGACACCAAAAAAGGCGCGCCTGAGATGGTTATCATCAACGAGGGCGACAACGACTTAAAGAACTTCTACTCGCTAATCGCGGTAAATCCGAAGCACTGCGCTAAGGCCGACATCGAAAATGCGAATAAATTTATCGAGTGGGCGACTAGCGAAGAGGGTCAGAAGTTTATCGGCGACTTTAAGCTGCTAGATAAGCCGCTTTTCACGCCTGACGCGAATACTCGCAAGAACTAA
- a CDS encoding TorD/DmsD family molecular chaperone encodes MTSKGEFAAGRGLYYSLFSRFFVFSQDADRFSGVNAMLGLASAHALNEESAAAIMRIQAKFDEKNPQNLADEFDEIFHTPPSPLRNSLSYYDEGYEVGHACAKVRKILARTDLRRDEAKFKENEDNVGFVFALMSEFIARESEQELYGELEEQLFKEIINPNIDEFIESLFNHESSEIYKDVAVLLQGFIEFERVVLSAPRPINHGENKKTLDGVSRSEAIRRQKNRVRKLKAMEEENAKK; translated from the coding sequence ATGACTAGCAAGGGCGAATTTGCGGCGGGACGCGGGCTTTACTACTCGCTATTTTCGCGTTTTTTCGTTTTTAGCCAAGACGCCGATAGATTTAGCGGCGTAAATGCGATGCTAGGCCTTGCCTCGGCGCACGCTCTAAACGAAGAATCGGCCGCCGCGATAATGCGCATACAGGCAAAATTCGACGAGAAAAATCCGCAAAATTTAGCTGATGAATTCGATGAAATTTTCCACACTCCGCCAAGTCCGCTTAGAAACTCGCTGTCGTACTACGACGAGGGCTACGAGGTTGGGCACGCCTGCGCTAAAGTGCGTAAAATTTTAGCCCGCACAGACCTTAGGCGCGACGAGGCTAAATTTAAAGAAAACGAAGATAATGTGGGCTTCGTGTTTGCGCTGATGAGCGAATTTATCGCGCGCGAGAGCGAGCAGGAGCTATACGGCGAGCTTGAAGAGCAGCTTTTTAAGGAGATCATAAACCCAAACATCGACGAGTTTATAGAGAGTCTTTTTAATCACGAAAGCAGCGAAATTTATAAAGACGTCGCAGTGCTTCTGCAAGGATTTATAGAGTTTGAGCGCGTAGTTTTAAGCGCACCGCGTCCTATAAATCACGGCGAAAACAAAAAGACTTTGGATGGAGTTTCAAGATCCGAAGCCATAAGAAGACAAAAAAACCGAGTGAGAAAGCTAAAAGCTATGGAGGAAGAAAATGCAAAAAAATAG
- a CDS encoding FecCD family ABC transporter permease yields the protein MSKRAFAFLALLLALCVAGSLLLGKYGFSAGDYARYVAALLKGENLKEYEVMHTLLLEIRLPRILACVLIGASLAISGAAYQAMFVNPLVSPSILGVLSGAGFGTAVGMFFKLNEYLIQLSTFGFGFLAVAVALGVSALYSRSGSVIVLVLGGVISSSLFTSLLSVLKYAADPNDALPAITYFLMGSLGFASKSFIQISILPMCAGILLLALSGKYLNALSLGEEEAKSLGVNVARVKIFIILVATFVSALSVTIAGIIGWIGLIVPHIARFIFGADNRAVLASSAMIGAIFLLFCDSFSRLIFTFEIPIGIVTSLFGIPMFIIVLRRAKRNF from the coding sequence ATGAGTAAAAGGGCGTTTGCATTTTTAGCCCTGCTGCTGGCGCTTTGCGTCGCGGGTTCGCTGCTGCTCGGTAAATACGGCTTTAGCGCGGGCGATTACGCGCGCTACGTCGCCGCTCTTTTAAAAGGCGAAAATTTAAAAGAGTATGAGGTCATGCACACGCTTTTGCTCGAGATCCGCCTGCCGCGCATACTTGCCTGCGTGCTCATCGGCGCGAGCCTGGCGATCAGCGGCGCGGCGTATCAGGCGATGTTTGTAAACCCGCTAGTAAGCCCCTCTATCCTGGGCGTTCTAAGTGGCGCGGGATTTGGCACAGCGGTCGGGATGTTTTTTAAGCTAAATGAATACCTAATCCAGCTCAGCACATTCGGCTTCGGTTTTCTTGCCGTGGCAGTGGCGCTAGGCGTTTCGGCGCTGTATTCGCGCAGCGGTAGCGTCATCGTGCTAGTGCTGGGCGGCGTCATCAGCAGCTCGCTCTTTACTTCGCTGCTCTCGGTGCTAAAATACGCCGCAGACCCGAACGACGCGCTTCCGGCGATCACCTATTTTTTGATGGGAAGTCTCGGCTTTGCATCCAAGAGCTTCATCCAAATTTCAATCCTGCCGATGTGTGCGGGCATTTTGCTGCTAGCGCTTAGCGGCAAATACCTAAACGCGCTAAGCCTTGGCGAAGAGGAGGCAAAGAGCCTGGGCGTAAACGTGGCGCGGGTTAAAATTTTCATCATCCTTGTTGCAACCTTCGTTAGCGCGCTTAGCGTGACGATCGCTGGCATCATCGGCTGGATCGGGCTTATCGTACCGCACATCGCGCGCTTTATCTTCGGCGCCGACAACCGCGCAGTTTTAGCTAGCTCGGCGATGATCGGCGCGATATTTCTGCTCTTTTGCGACAGCTTCTCGCGGCTTATTTTTACTTTCGAGATCCCTATCGGCATCGTGACCTCGCTATTTGGCATTCCGATGTTTATCATCGTGCTGCGCCGCGCCAAGAGGAACTTTTGA
- a CDS encoding sodium-dependent tyrosine transporter yields the protein MYVKLNDRVYLNKGKITRIKVDSVQDGIRIRFYEGQNQVAKSGRFETEAKAIEWLEKNFINK from the coding sequence ATGTACGTAAAATTAAACGATAGGGTCTATCTAAACAAAGGCAAGATCACTAGAATAAAGGTAGATAGCGTCCAAGACGGTATCAGGATCCGCTTCTACGAGGGGCAAAATCAGGTCGCTAAAAGCGGACGCTTCGAAACTGAGGCAAAAGCTATCGAGTGGCTAGAGAAAAATTTTATAAATAAATAA
- a CDS encoding TOBE domain-containing protein codes for MFSARNQLSAQITEVREGAVNSLVAAKLQGGETVKATVTVDSQKALDLVAGKKVVYLFKASSIIVAKGDNGLKLSATNQLKGKVVKVVEGAVNAEVDIEIAGGDKLSAIITNESAKNLALKAGDEVTAIIKASHIIIGA; via the coding sequence ATGTTTAGCGCAAGAAATCAACTGTCAGCTCAAATCACAGAGGTAAGAGAGGGGGCGGTAAACTCTCTAGTAGCAGCAAAGCTACAAGGCGGAGAGACAGTAAAAGCAACCGTAACCGTAGATAGCCAAAAGGCTTTAGATCTAGTAGCGGGTAAAAAGGTAGTTTATCTGTTTAAAGCTTCTTCTATCATAGTGGCTAAAGGCGATAACGGTCTAAAACTAAGCGCTACTAACCAACTAAAAGGTAAGGTAGTAAAAGTAGTAGAGGGTGCGGTAAATGCTGAAGTAGATATCGAGATAGCAGGCGGAGATAAGCTAAGCGCTATCATCACTAACGAGTCTGCTAAAAACCTAGCTCTAAAAGCTGGCGATGAAGTAACTGCTATAATCAAAGCTAGCCACATCATCATTGGTGCTTAA
- a CDS encoding twin-arginine translocation signal domain-containing protein codes for MQKNRREFLKKAGLVGAVAATAGVATAAASNLKYGKSKKTEVLYKRSKNWDLYYEQAK; via the coding sequence ATGCAAAAAAATAGGCGAGAATTTTTAAAAAAGGCTGGACTAGTCGGCGCGGTAGCGGCTACGGCCGGAGTGGCGACGGCAGCGGCGTCAAACCTAAAATACGGTAAAAGCAAAAAGACCGAAGTGCTATACAAAAGAAGCAAAAACTGGGATCTATACTACGAACAAGCGAAATAA
- the tupC gene encoding tungstate ABC transporter ATP-binding protein TupC, which yields MINVRNLRLNYGASEILNIPRLDIDVTKITALTGSNGSGKSTLMRVMSFLQKPTSGEVRLWGSSAPSLNLLRDISVLLPEPALLKRSVRENFRAVLKSRGVLAEFEQRASEALNLVGLDESFLNKRHFELSSGQTQRVSFALNLALRSRLYLLDEPTNSVDVGTSKLFGKAVLYMRQRYGCGFVIASHDDKWLSAVAEENVFLHKGRVCEFEYKNIFDAQGGVLKFDENASVNLPSNLRNAVKIAVNPSKITLSKTPIEGYLGGILHSVSLYLGKELLVKIKIGDFLIKTLAPNSQNFNVGENIYFKFDDGAFLRLE from the coding sequence GTGATAAACGTTAGAAATTTACGCCTAAACTACGGTGCGAGCGAGATTTTAAATATCCCGCGCCTTGATATCGACGTCACCAAAATCACCGCGCTAACGGGCAGCAACGGCAGCGGCAAAAGCACGCTGATGCGAGTGATGTCGTTTTTACAAAAGCCCACTAGCGGCGAAGTGCGGCTGTGGGGGAGCAGCGCGCCGAGTCTAAATTTACTGCGCGACATTAGCGTTTTGTTGCCGGAACCCGCGCTTTTAAAACGCTCCGTGAGGGAAAATTTTAGAGCCGTTTTAAAAAGCCGCGGAGTGCTAGCGGAATTTGAGCAAAGGGCGAGCGAGGCGTTAAATTTGGTCGGGCTTGACGAGAGCTTTTTAAACAAGCGCCACTTTGAGCTTAGCTCGGGGCAGACGCAGCGCGTTAGCTTTGCGTTAAATTTAGCGCTTAGATCGCGGCTTTATCTACTCGACGAGCCGACAAATAGCGTGGACGTGGGCACGTCAAAGCTTTTCGGCAAGGCGGTGCTTTATATGCGGCAAAGATACGGCTGCGGCTTTGTGATCGCTAGCCACGACGACAAATGGCTAAGCGCGGTCGCCGAAGAAAACGTCTTTTTGCACAAGGGTCGCGTGTGCGAATTTGAGTACAAAAATATTTTCGACGCGCAGGGTGGGGTTTTAAAATTTGACGAAAACGCGAGCGTAAATTTGCCGTCAAATTTGCGTAACGCTGTAAAGATCGCCGTAAATCCAAGCAAAATAACGCTAAGCAAAACGCCGATAGAAGGCTACTTAGGCGGCATCTTGCACTCGGTTTCGCTCTATCTTGGCAAAGAGCTTTTGGTAAAAATCAAAATCGGCGACTTTTTGATAAAAACGCTGGCGCCAAATTCGCAAAATTTTAACGTCGGCGAAAATATTTATTTTAAATTTGACGATGGAGCTTTTTTGAGGCTTGAATGA
- a CDS encoding ABC transporter ATP-binding protein: MRENLIEVRNLRFAYQGKPVLKGISFDVATGDTLSILGANGSGKSTLLRIMLGFLKFEGEVLIGGKSVRDYGKKGLASLVAYVPQTHAPSYDYSVFDVALMGALCRTPLFSSFSAADKKLAEQALEKMGIAHLKNAPYTKVSGGERQLAYIARTLVQGTKVIFMDEPTNGLDFGNQIKLLEMIKALGDEGYTFVQTTHYPRHAKFVSNLTLFIKDGEILAFGRSEQLINAENIDKIYGINYERYEDRL, encoded by the coding sequence ATGCGAGAAAATTTGATAGAAGTGCGAAATTTGCGTTTTGCATATCAGGGCAAGCCCGTGCTAAAGGGCATCAGCTTCGACGTCGCGACGGGCGATACGCTAAGCATTCTAGGCGCCAACGGCAGCGGCAAAAGCACCCTACTTCGCATAATGCTCGGATTTTTAAAATTTGAGGGCGAGGTGCTAATCGGCGGCAAAAGCGTGCGAGACTACGGCAAAAAGGGGCTTGCCTCCCTCGTCGCCTACGTGCCGCAGACGCACGCGCCGTCCTATGACTACAGCGTCTTTGACGTCGCGCTGATGGGCGCGCTGTGCAGGACGCCGCTATTCTCTAGCTTTAGCGCGGCGGATAAAAAGCTAGCCGAGCAGGCGCTGGAAAAGATGGGCATCGCGCATCTAAAAAACGCGCCCTACACAAAGGTCAGCGGCGGCGAGCGGCAGCTGGCGTACATCGCACGCACGCTGGTTCAGGGCACGAAAGTGATCTTTATGGACGAGCCTACAAACGGGCTGGACTTTGGCAATCAGATCAAGCTGCTCGAGATGATCAAGGCGCTGGGAGATGAGGGCTACACTTTCGTGCAGACGACGCACTACCCGCGCCACGCGAAGTTCGTTTCAAATTTGACGCTGTTTATAAAAGACGGCGAAATTTTAGCTTTCGGGCGCAGCGAGCAGCTCATAAACGCCGAAAATATCGATAAAATTTACGGCATAAACTACGAAAGATACGAGGATAGATTATGA
- a CDS encoding class I SAM-dependent methyltransferase: MILPSNYDEIDFDALYKAQKARSSFGKKFAADWDKKAPSFNEGVMKSAYAREFIDKVDFTGVSTLLDFACGAGALSVLAAKKADQIYGYDFSPKMLEFARQNAKIYGAQNIKFAQKAFEDDWSDVPICDVVLASRCLEVDDLKTALNKLLSKTKKSLYITFKVGSSFVDDEILDAIGRKVEQKPDFVYLLNILFQMGYLPSLSYIKAKCHAGPETSAQELIQKTRWGLGGELSETEEARLSEYFNSGKYKPRQEFMHWAFVRVDKNS, from the coding sequence ATGATTTTACCTTCAAACTACGACGAGATCGACTTTGACGCGCTATATAAGGCGCAAAAGGCAAGAAGCTCATTCGGCAAAAAATTTGCCGCGGACTGGGACAAAAAGGCGCCCAGCTTCAACGAGGGCGTGATGAAAAGCGCCTACGCGCGCGAGTTTATAGACAAGGTTGATTTTACGGGCGTCTCTACGCTGCTTGATTTTGCGTGCGGAGCGGGCGCGTTAAGCGTGCTGGCGGCTAAAAAAGCGGATCAAATTTACGGCTACGACTTTTCGCCTAAGATGCTAGAGTTTGCCAGGCAAAACGCTAAAATTTACGGCGCGCAAAACATTAAATTTGCGCAAAAAGCCTTTGAGGACGACTGGTCGGACGTGCCTATATGCGACGTGGTTTTGGCCTCGCGCTGTCTTGAGGTGGACGATCTAAAAACCGCGCTTAACAAGCTTCTTTCAAAGACCAAAAAATCGCTTTACATCACGTTTAAGGTTGGCAGCAGCTTTGTGGATGATGAGATTTTGGATGCGATAGGGCGCAAGGTGGAGCAAAAGCCCGACTTCGTCTATCTTTTAAACATCTTGTTTCAAATGGGCTATTTGCCAAGCCTTAGTTACATAAAAGCTAAGTGCCATGCGGGCCCGGAAACAAGCGCGCAGGAGCTCATACAAAAGACGCGCTGGGGGCTTGGCGGCGAGCTAAGCGAAACGGAGGAGGCGCGCCTATCGGAGTATTTTAACAGCGGCAAATACAAACCAAGGCAAGAGTTTATGCATTGGGCATTCGTGCGAGTGGATAAAAATAGTTAA
- a CDS encoding winged helix-turn-helix domain-containing protein gives MSEQIRELIAKLLNPKGRLDCGAAFKIASKLSIEIGEVSDEAEKMGVKIDNCELGQFGGLENGRGKYTVMTQLKQMTDEKGRILCKDARDAAAGVGLKTIRSTLKDYKIDVKYCQLGCFKEKKGKKMRVKTKTWIENDEGELIFGKGKTEVLDVIAEVGSISKAAEILGMNYKKCWNHLQILQKNLKEELFTTKQGGGENAGTTLNERAHELINAYRQLQNDIEDFADKRFKELFLKKDGEKKDSAKDDANDKKK, from the coding sequence ATGAGTGAGCAAATCCGCGAACTGATCGCAAAACTGCTAAATCCAAAGGGCAGGCTAGACTGCGGAGCGGCGTTTAAGATCGCCTCAAAGCTAAGCATAGAGATCGGCGAGGTTAGCGACGAGGCCGAAAAAATGGGCGTAAAGATCGACAACTGCGAGCTAGGGCAGTTTGGCGGGCTGGAAAACGGACGCGGCAAATACACCGTGATGACGCAGCTAAAACAGATGACCGACGAAAAGGGCAGAATACTGTGCAAAGACGCTAGAGACGCGGCTGCGGGCGTGGGGCTAAAGACTATCCGCTCGACGCTAAAAGACTATAAAATCGACGTAAAATACTGCCAGTTGGGGTGTTTTAAGGAGAAGAAAGGAAAAAAGATGAGAGTAAAAACCAAAACTTGGATAGAAAACGACGAGGGCGAACTGATCTTTGGTAAGGGCAAAACCGAAGTCCTAGACGTCATCGCCGAGGTCGGCTCGATCTCAAAGGCCGCCGAAATCCTAGGCATGAACTATAAAAAATGCTGGAATCATCTGCAAATTTTGCAAAAAAATCTAAAAGAGGAGCTCTTTACCACCAAACAGGGCGGCGGCGAAAATGCCGGCACGACGCTAAACGAGCGCGCACATGAGCTGATAAACGCCTACAGGCAGCTACAAAACGATATCGAGGACTTTGCGGATAAGCGCTTTAAGGAGCTGTTTTTGAAAAAAGACGGCGAGAAAAAGGACTCGGCCAAAGACGACGCAAACGATAAAAAGAAATAA
- the tupB gene encoding tungstate ABC transporter permease TupB, translating into MDFLLNGFLEAFRLLFSGDEETYSAIRATLYTSSVSIFFAILVGFPLGFTLGFYDFRGRRVLRLLSDTALAMPTVAIGLILYAFITRNGPLGEFGLLFTLKAVMLGQFVLALPIIVSLSASVVENMDKKHYLTILNLRLSAPRLVGCVLYELRYALMVVVATAYGRIVAEVGVAMMIGGNIKYFTRTITTAVSLETNKGEFAMGIALALVLIFIAFAVNLTIHALKRLDK; encoded by the coding sequence TTGGATTTTTTACTAAACGGATTTTTGGAGGCCTTTAGGCTGCTTTTTAGCGGCGACGAGGAGACGTATTCGGCGATCAGGGCGACGCTTTACACTTCGAGCGTTTCGATATTTTTTGCGATTTTAGTCGGTTTTCCGCTCGGATTTACGCTGGGATTTTACGATTTTCGCGGACGGCGAGTATTACGATTGCTTAGCGATACGGCGCTTGCGATGCCGACAGTTGCGATCGGGCTTATTTTGTATGCCTTTATCACGCGAAACGGCCCGCTTGGCGAGTTTGGACTGCTTTTTACGCTAAAGGCCGTTATGCTCGGCCAGTTCGTGCTGGCTCTGCCTATCATCGTCTCGCTAAGCGCTAGCGTCGTGGAAAATATGGACAAAAAGCACTATCTAACCATACTAAATTTACGCCTGAGCGCGCCAAGGCTCGTCGGATGCGTACTTTACGAGCTAAGATACGCTTTGATGGTGGTCGTAGCGACGGCGTACGGGCGCATCGTCGCCGAGGTCGGCGTGGCGATGATGATCGGCGGAAATATCAAATACTTCACTCGCACGATCACGACCGCGGTGTCGCTGGAGACGAATAAGGGCGAGTTTGCGATGGGTATAGCGCTGGCTTTGGTGCTTATCTTTATCGCGTTTGCCGTAAATTTGACGATACACGCGCTAAAAAGGCTTGATAAATGA
- a CDS encoding aminotransferase class V-fold PLP-dependent enzyme, with the protein MLNLDEIRKNIILKPGVHYFDYTASGLAYEPIEREIAETLKTYANTHSDSSSSAIITQRRYEGARESLKKLLGLDERFYLIACGQGATASIKKFQELLGIYLPPATRSAIGEANLRAAQLPLVLVSPYEHHSNELSFREGLCDYMRVPLSESGEIDLLALERILKLNTGRRIIGSFSAASNVTGVVSDYKKISELIRAAGGIVAFDCAALSSHANLDCDHFDAIFLSPHKLLGGVASCGLLAIKKELLNSDVPTFAAGGTVAYANREGHVFLKNPEQLEEGGTPPIIGLMRANLAYALRNEVGFERIKSTEDELARLFESELAGIDEIINYAPKDAPRLPIISFNVRGVSAYDFAASLSNDFGIQTRAGVMCAGPYAHDLLGIKEGRMPESKPGFVRVSLHYTHTEQDVLYLVGAIKSCIKKHRELWGEEKAMYEMFGGKI; encoded by the coding sequence ATGCTAAATTTAGACGAAATTCGAAAAAATATCATCCTAAAACCGGGCGTGCATTATTTTGACTACACTGCTTCGGGGCTTGCTTATGAGCCCATTGAGCGCGAGATAGCGGAGACTCTCAAAACCTACGCCAACACCCACTCCGACAGTAGCTCCAGCGCCATCATCACGCAGCGGCGCTACGAGGGCGCGCGAGAGAGCCTAAAAAAGCTACTTGGGCTTGACGAGCGGTTTTATCTCATCGCTTGCGGGCAGGGCGCGACGGCCTCTATTAAGAAATTTCAGGAGCTGCTTGGCATCTACCTGCCGCCTGCAACTAGAAGCGCAATCGGCGAGGCAAATTTACGCGCCGCACAGCTTCCGCTCGTGCTCGTTTCGCCATACGAGCACCATTCAAACGAGCTTAGCTTTCGCGAGGGGCTTTGCGACTACATGCGCGTGCCGCTTAGCGAGTCCGGCGAGATCGATCTACTCGCACTTGAGCGTATCTTGAAGCTAAATACAGGACGCCGCATCATCGGCTCGTTTAGCGCCGCCTCAAACGTCACGGGCGTCGTCAGCGACTACAAAAAAATCAGCGAGCTAATCAGAGCGGCGGGCGGTATCGTGGCCTTTGACTGCGCGGCGCTGAGCTCGCACGCAAATTTAGACTGCGATCATTTTGACGCGATTTTCCTCTCGCCGCATAAGTTACTCGGCGGAGTCGCAAGCTGCGGGCTTTTGGCGATCAAAAAGGAGCTGCTTAACAGCGACGTGCCGACATTTGCCGCGGGCGGAACGGTCGCTTATGCTAACCGCGAAGGACACGTATTTTTGAAAAATCCCGAGCAGCTAGAGGAGGGCGGTACGCCGCCTATCATCGGGCTTATGCGGGCAAATTTAGCCTACGCGCTGCGAAACGAAGTCGGCTTTGAGAGGATAAAAAGTACCGAGGACGAGCTAGCGCGGCTTTTTGAGAGCGAGCTAGCGGGCATTGACGAGATCATAAACTACGCCCCAAAGGACGCGCCGCGGTTACCGATAATTTCGTTTAACGTGCGCGGCGTATCGGCTTATGATTTCGCCGCGAGCCTTAGCAACGACTTCGGTATCCAGACTCGCGCGGGCGTGATGTGCGCGGGACCCTACGCTCACGATCTGCTGGGTATCAAGGAGGGGCGCATGCCAGAAAGCAAGCCCGGCTTCGTGCGCGTGAGCCTGCATTACACGCACACCGAGCAGGACGTGCTATATCTAGTTGGCGCGATAAAATCTTGCATCAAAAAACACCGCGAGCTCTGGGGCGAGGAAAAGGCGATGTATGAGATGTTCGGCGGGAAGATTTAA